The proteins below are encoded in one region of Neisseria bacilliformis:
- a CDS encoding YqaE/Pmp3 family membrane protein, with protein MRLLLAIFLPWLQFFTIGRPIAGIVCLILQLTLIGWIPAALWSVYALSQYKTDRKIRDALGR; from the coding sequence ATGCGCCTGCTGCTCGCCATCTTCCTGCCCTGGCTGCAATTTTTCACCATCGGCCGCCCCATCGCCGGCATCGTCTGCCTGATTCTGCAACTCACCCTGATCGGCTGGATACCCGCCGCCCTGTGGTCGGTGTATGCCCTGAGCCAGTACAAAACCGACCGGAAAATCCGCGACGCGCTGGGCCGTTGA
- the gcvH gene encoding glycine cleavage system protein GcvH, with the protein MNQIPAELKYAANHQWLRRESDGSFTVGITFHAQELLGDIVYVELPESGTKLAAGAQAGLVESVKSASDVYAPIAGEITEANETLASAPETANSDPYGAGWLFKIKPDNPADCDALMSAQEYAASL; encoded by the coding sequence ATGAACCAAATCCCCGCCGAACTCAAATATGCGGCCAACCACCAATGGCTGCGCCGCGAAAGCGACGGAAGCTTCACCGTCGGCATCACCTTCCACGCGCAGGAGCTTTTGGGCGACATTGTGTACGTCGAGCTGCCCGAATCCGGTACGAAACTGGCCGCCGGCGCGCAGGCCGGGCTGGTGGAATCGGTCAAATCCGCCTCCGACGTGTACGCCCCGATCGCGGGAGAAATCACGGAGGCCAACGAAACGCTGGCCTCCGCGCCCGAAACCGCCAACAGCGACCCCTACGGCGCAGGCTGGTTGTTTAAAATCAAGCCCGACAACCCCGCCGACTGCGACGCGCTGATGAGCGCGCAGGAATACGCCGCCTCGCTGTAA
- the accB gene encoding acetyl-CoA carboxylase biotin carboxyl carrier protein encodes MDLRKLKKLIDLVEESGIAEIEVTEGEEKVRITRATAVQPVYAPAPVQAAAPAAAASAPAAATPAVPAAPAARDLSAAQKSPMVGTFYRAASPTSPAFVEVGQTVKAGDTLCIIEAMKLMNEIEAEKSGVVKEILVENGTPVEYGEPLFIIE; translated from the coding sequence ATGGATTTACGCAAACTCAAAAAACTGATCGATCTGGTTGAAGAATCCGGCATCGCCGAAATCGAAGTAACCGAAGGCGAAGAAAAAGTGCGCATCACCCGCGCCACCGCCGTTCAGCCCGTGTACGCGCCCGCGCCCGTCCAAGCCGCCGCACCCGCTGCGGCCGCGTCCGCGCCTGCCGCAGCGACACCCGCCGTGCCTGCCGCCCCCGCTGCCCGCGATTTGTCGGCCGCGCAGAAATCGCCGATGGTCGGCACCTTCTACCGCGCCGCCAGCCCCACCAGCCCGGCCTTCGTCGAAGTCGGCCAAACCGTCAAAGCCGGCGACACCCTCTGCATCATCGAAGCCATGAAGCTGATGAACGAAATCGAAGCCGAAAAATCCGGCGTGGTCAAAGAAATCCTGGTGGAAAACGGCACGCCCGTCGAATACGGAGAGCCGCTCTTCATCATCGAATAA